ATGTATGTCATGAAAAATCCTATTGTGGGGCTGTGTGTGAATATgattggggggcaggggtgggcagggaataGACAGCAGAGACTCAAATTGCAAAGAAGTAGGAGGTCCtcattacccccccccccatgtgagtgtgtgtgttccCGTCCAGGTAATAGGGCCTGGACCACTACCCAAGTTTTAGAAACATTCCCTCTTGAGGTTTCCCCCTTGCATTGGAGAACAGGCCTACCTTGGTAATcatacaccttttttttttctcctggggtGTGGCGGGGGGATTCAGCAGCAGACTAGGCCCCTTCTGGGGACCTTTGGATAGGCAAGTTTGCCTTCTCTAGCTCTGACAGCACCTCTTTCCCTAGTATCCTTGTTTCTCcagtggtgggggctgggaggttggggtggaggtgggattCCTGTTAAGGCAGATCTAAGTCAGTGCTTGGAACTTAGTTGGTTtgagggcagggagcctggagtgtccccctccctccagtcATTGTTTACAGGCTGAAGTTTGAGTGTGTCTCTGTCAAAAATAACCCCCTGGAGCCTCCCCCCAGCTGCTGTGGGATTTCATCAGGGTCTGAAGCCCAGGGTGGCAGCCTAGCCCAGCCTTCAGCTGGAGAGATCGctagggagaggaagaaagatttaGGGGATGTTTAGGAGGCAGTTAGAAGATACTGAGCCtctccagagaggagagggccctcctccatccctgcccctggCTTTGGCTCTCCTGCTCACCCCTGAGCACCACACTTGGGGTTTGGGGACGGCATTCCAGTTCCTGGCTCCCAGAGGCTTCCCCTCCATCCAAGTCTCTCCAGACCCAATCCGTCCTGactccatctctccatcctctgtctctcacagtctctgtctctcttttgtttttctcagcagtcctccctgcctgcctgcctccctctctggctccctccctctctccctcttcctctttcctcgcagggagggggcggggccggtgGGGGCAGCTCCACCCTCCGCCCGCCCTGGGGCCTCATTCTGAGAGAGGCTCGGAGAGAGcgagcggggagggagggagggagagaaagggagaaaaggaagggagccGGCGGGCGCTgcgtgtgtctgtgcgtgtgcgagtgtgagtgagtgtgagtgCCGGGCCCTGCCTCTGCTGGTGCCCCGGCGGAGGGGcctgctggcctggggagggcgggcgggctgcttggaggcagaggcagagacagaggcgGCTGCGGGGAgagccgaggaggaggaggaggaggagaggaaagagcgGAGCAGCCATTGTTGAGGGAAACCTTGCAAACAAAGAAGGCTCCGGACTCCCCgcggccccccgccccccaggccgGCCCcctggcccccggcccccggcccagTGGCCATTGTAACTTTCCCTCGGGGCTGTGGCCGCCGCCGGGCGGGCCGAAGCCGTGCGTGCGAGTCTTTGTGCGTCCCACGGAGTGGAGCTCCCAGCCAGGCCTGCCTGTCCCACTCGGGACATGAGCGGCTGAAGTTGGCCCCCCCTCAGTCCTCACTCCTGCCAGGTCCCCTGTGGGCTTCCAGCAGCTCCCCGCACCTCTCCCGACCCCCTCAGTTCTCCCAGGTAAGTCTGGGCACCCTGCAAGCCCgttgggggtgggtggaaggTCCTCGGTCTGGCCCTGGCCTGGTATGCTGGCTGGGAGAGAGGCTCCCCAGCTCAGAAAGGCCCTCTGGCCTGCTGACCTATGGTCAGCCCCCAAAGGGAGGGGGCCTGTCTTCAGGTCAGGCTGGTTACCATGGAAATGCCCAGCTGGAGGTGCCCCCCCAGACCACAGGATGCAGCTTCCATTCTGAGAAAACTTTACCAGTTCTGggctcttcctctttcctcccccttcctAAGGGCTCCCAGATTGCTCGAGGTGGGAgcctgggagagctgggagcTGAGCCGGGACTCTTGTCTGACTCCAAGACTGGATGACacatcccctcacccccacccccatgttaCTCCATCTACCCTTGCTGCTGGGGACAGGCAGCAACAGGGACAGATGGTCTGGGTGatgttccctccccttctcttctcactCCCAAGCCCTGGTGCTGGAGCTACTGGGAGTTGCTGTGACTCTGGAGAGATGCTGAGTTTGTGTCCATTCACTGGAAGTGTAAATAGAGGCCCTAGAGCTTTGGGCTTTAGCGCTTTAGAACTGTTACCCAGCTGTAGGCAATGCCTGTCATTTCTCTAGtgagagaaactgaagctcagaaactTTTTTCAGAGTTAGAGAGGAACCCAGGTATCCTGCCTCCCTTCGCCTTAGGGTGTTAAGCTGATACATTTCTTCAAGTTGCACTGAcagtgaggggcaggggcagtgatGCTTTTGGAGAAAGGAGGGCGTAGTTAGGGGATGAGGGCCAGGTCTGATAATCTAGACTATTGAGTTCATTGCCCAGGGCTGGCTTCTGGTGGGCAGTGTGAGCTTTGGCTTCTTACATAGCCTTAGTCCACCTGTCTGTGGAGTTGGGAGACTTGGGGTTGGGTGCGACTGTCTCTTTCCTGAGGATGCAAGCTCCTCATTCAGTCCTGACTGGCATGTAAAGGCTGTGTATGTCGTGCTAGGAGCATGTGGATATGGCCTGTGAGAGCTCGTGTGGGGTGAGGGCCTGTTGCAGGCACCCTGAtcctgcctggggctgctgggTTCCAGCCCTTGGTAGGCATGTTGGGGCGAGCTGAGGGTGGAAGCCTGCTAGGCAGGATGAGACACACGCGTGTGCAAGTATACACAGGCTCTGACTCTTGGCACCTTCGGGGACCCTGTTGTGTAGGCCTCTCTGGGACCCTCTTTTTGCCCATATTGTGAGGAAAGGACCCAGGGGAGAGAGTTAAATGACACATGTTGGCACAGggtcttcctttgtctcttttcccctaggaacaaaatagattttatatcTAATTTTGGGAGGGGGGTCAGATATAGCCAATACAACTACCCTTCCAAATTAATCAAATCTGGGGGACATGAGGAAGCAGCTGTGACTGGGtctatgcttcagtttcccctcctatctggtggggaggaagaaaatggCATTGCAGGTGGGGGCAAGGGGTGTACCTGGCTCTTACCCAACTGTGAATGTAACACTTCTTCCTGTGAGGAAATACCCCAGGAACTGTGTGCTGCTGGGTGAGGTGGAGAGGGGACACATGTGCATATGCATAGATACACACAAGCAGAGACTGTCTAGTTACCACTTGCCTCCTAGACTAGCGCCCTGAAACCTAGACTTCTTCCCAGGCTTCCTATTTTCCATTTGTTGGTAGAATGGGATCCATTGGAGGCCCATCTACCTCCTTCCCTCACTGCAAGTCTCAGAAGAGAaaagggtgggtggggtgggtatagctctgGTAGAGTGTGAGGTCCTgtgtttaatccccagtacctccatttaaaaaagaaaaaaaaactaaaaaaaaaaaaaagaagagaagagaaagggggtTGAGGCTTTGGGTTTCTAGTTTGGAGACAATACTAGACTCATGGTGagtgtgggtgagggagggggctggtctGATAAGGGAGAAGCCGTtggtgggagaggcagaaggTCCAACTGGTTATCTGGTGGGCGGCACCCAgcaggcaccccccccccccttatctttctgtcccctgccctcctaagaccctgggggtggaggaggagcagggagttGGCAAAATCCCCCTTCACCCTCCCTCAACTTGGTCTCCAGACGGCAATAGAGGGGTAGAAATACTATAGGATATAGGAATCAGAAGATCTAGGTTCAATTCCTATCTCTGCCAGTTAGTAGCTCTGGATCTTGGCAAGTCCCTTTGAGCTTTCTGTtgcttcttttgtaaaatggaaatgttacAGTTGACACTACTACCTCACAAGATTGTTGTAATGATTGAACAAAATAATATAGATGAAAAGGTTTATCAAAATTAGATTATAAagtttagatatttatttatcttatggtattgatattttttcccagtttcaaTTCTGTCATCCAGGGTTCAGCCACATGAAGAAATAGGGTCTTGGGTATTAAGGCTGAGAACTTCTAGTTTCTTAAAACAAGATTGGAGCCAGATTGAGAAGAGAGATAGGAGCTCCCTAGGGTAGTCTTCCTCCCCTAGTCCACTCAGGGGCTCCAGCAGACCAGTCCCTGTGCATATATCTAGCAGACTTCCAGGAGCACTCCCAAGAGCGACTCAGGGGagcccttctttctttctcttctaggtTGTTCCTCAAAGTCATTCAAGCTGTACTCACCGAAGGAGCCCCCAAACGGCAACGCCTTCCCCCCCTTCCATCCCGGCACCATGCTAGATCGGGATGTGGGGTGAGTCTCTTGTCCACTTCCTGTCCTTTCCCCAGATGGCAACCTGCCTTGAAAGGGGAAGgagtgacacccccccccccagtaatTCTTATCTTCCACCCGCATTCTCATAGCTTCTTCCCTTACACAGCCCAACTCCCATGTACCCGCCTACATACCTGGAGCCTGGGATTGGGTAAGTGGGGTCCAGTGGGGAGGTAGGTGCTTTCCATTACAGGGGTGAAGGCAGGGGTAGTGGGGGAGGTTCAGCTCCTTCTGATTTGCCTTCTTCACTTCCCCCAGGAGGCACACACCATATGGCAACCAAACTGACTACAGAATATTTGAGCTTAACAAACGGCTTCAAAACTGGACGGAGGTATAGCTAAGGGGAAaggagctgggagggagagggccaTCTGGGCACCCCTGTGGCATGTCTTctgacacacgcacacacatgcacacacacaaacacccctCCCTTTGCTCCTTAGGAGTGTGACAATCTCTGGTGGGATGCTTTCACAACTGAGTTCTTTGAGGATGATGCCATGTTAACCATCACTTTCTGCCTGGAGGATGGACCAAAGAGATATAGTGAGTGGCCTCTGGGGGTCGTGCTTGTTCTGCTGTAAGAGTGTATACTTCCTGTGTCCTTCTAAGATCTGGGGGTGGGCATCTGTCCCAGGGGATCTGCCTTGGCAAGGGTGATATCTGCCTGACCACTTTGGAGGTCCTTCTGTTCTGAAGAGTTTGTCCCATCTCTATAGCCATTGGCCGGACCCTGATCCCACGCTACTTCCGCAGCATCTTTGAGGGGGGTGCTACGGAGCTGTACTATGTGCTTAAGCACCCCAAGGAGGCATTCCACAGCAACTTCGTGTCCCTCGACTGTGACCAGGGCAGCATGGTCACCCAGCACGGCAAACCCATGTTCACCCAGGTCAGCACCCAGCTGGATGTGGAACACTGAAGTACCTGGGTTTGATTTCCCTCCTGTATCCCCAAAATGTACTTGGCTGTTCCCCAGGGAGGATAATGGGAAGAGGCAAGatgagcagggagggcaggcatGCTGCAACATTCAGACATGTAGAGTTTGTATGGGACAGTTTTCTGTGCCACAGGGGGACACCAGTGAACAAGAATCTCACAGAGATTATAATCTCACAGAGATTATAGCAGGCAAGTGTATCACTAGTTACATGGGGAGAGGACGAGGATCTGTTAAGCatttctactgtgtgtgtgtaagggccAGAGGTGCGGCGGGTATTCATGCAGATTTATGTTCAGGTGGCAGGAGCGCTTGCAGCAGGAGAGTCATGAGCAAACAGGAGAACAGGTGTACTTTCAGGTATGTGGAGAGGGGGCAGACTTGTGACAACTTTGTCTCCAGGTGTGTGTGGAGGGCCGGTTGTACCTGGAGTTCATGTTTGACGACATGATGCGGATAAAGACGTGGCACTTCAGCATCCGGCAGCACCGAGAGCTCATCCCCCGCAGCATCCTTGCCATGCATGTGAGTTGTGGGCAGGACCCAAGACTCAAGGGTAAGAGCAGGCAGTGGGAAGGGTGAAACAAGGTCTGCCGTCTCCTGACAGTGATCTTAGACAAAGATTAGCatttctccatctgaaaaatggatttAATAGTagcccctcttctctctcaggaGTGTCTCAAGGCTCAGATGATAGGACAGGTGAGCAGATGCAGCCCAAATGGTAGTATTCTTAATCTTTCTCCTCCTCTAGGCCCAGGACCCCCAGATGTTGGACCAGCTCTCCAAAAACATCACCCGGTGTGGGCTGTCCAATTCCACTCTCAACTACCTCCGAGTGAGTCTCTGATCACCCAATTTCTGCCCCATACCATTTGGTCTCTGCTCCATGTCTGTCCCCTGACAAGCCACTAACTGGTCTCCCCCCAGCTCTGTGTGATACTCGAGCCCATGCAGGAGCTCATGTCCCGCCACAAGACCTACAGCCTCAGCCCCCGTGACTGCCTTAAGACCTGCCTTTTCCAGAAGTGGCAGCGCATGGTGGCACCCCCTGGTGAGTGCCTTGCACCTGCACCTGTTCTTACCAGAATCTGATGCTGTTCCCCAAAGCTGTATCTGTGTCCTCACGAGGCCCTGTCCTCACTCGTGGGTCTGCAAGATTGGGATCAGGGTAGGCTCAGGCTCCTTAGGAGCCAGAATGGGGAACAAGGGGCCCAAGGCCCTACCCCACCTGAGTCTCCTTTCCCTGACACAGCGGAGCCTGCACGGCAGCAGCCCAGCAAACGGCGGAAACGGAAGATGTCAGGGGGCAGCACCATGAGCTCGGGGGGCGGCAAcaccaacaacagcaacagcaagaAGAAAAGTCCAGCCAGTACCTTCGCCCTCTCCAGCCAGGTACCTGTAAGCATCTcggctttcttctctcttctgggCTGCCCCACTGCTGACCCCTGACCCTGTTCCACCCTGAGCTCACTAGCAGGCGTAGAAGCAAAGACGGTTTTTCCCAGTGTACTCTGCCAGCATGGGCTGATTCCTGTCACTGATGAGAGTCCTTGTCACATGCATGATTGTGATcacacagactcagacatagCAACATAGAACATAAAGGGACAGACACAGCCATGGGAACATATGGGCATTTAGGACAGACAGCTTAGGGGCACACAGACCATCAGACATACACTCACGCTGACCGAGGGACATACAGACTTGAATGTGTGCAAATCTAGAATACATACGCACGTGCACGCAGTTTTCCCGCTGTGTTTTTGATCTGCTCCCTTTCTCTTACATGTGGACAGAAGTTTAGGAGCCTCCTAAAACTTAGGGGAGATGGACTAGGGAGCTAGAGAAGTAGATTGACTTCTCCCAGAATCCAGTGGAAATGGGTTAAAGGCTGTGATGCTTTGCATTCCTTCAGTGGGAAGAATTCCAGGGGCTGAGGGTATCAGAGGATTTGTGGTTTTAAATTGGGGTATGAGCAGTGGGTGGGGGTGTTGAGTTTCCTGGGGGCTGGTATTGGGGCTTGGGGGTATCTGCTGCCCTGGGCCGGGCGAGCCCCTGCCCCGATTATGTTTGGGGACCTCCGCCACTCTCAGGATgtgatggtggtgggggagcCCACCCTGATGGGCGGGGAGTTCGGGGACGAGGACGAGAGGCTCATCACCCGGCTGGAGAACACCCAGTTTGACGCGGCCAACGGCATTGACGACGAGGACAGCTTTAACAACTCCCCCGCCCTGGGCGCCAACAGCCCCTGGAACAGCAAGCCTCCATCCAGCCAAGAGAGCAAATCGGAGAACCCCACGTCACAGGCCTCCCAGTAAAGGCCTCACCACGGCCACCCAGTGCTatgcctgcctgccccacccctcgCAGCCCCGGGGAGCAGAAGACAGAATGAAGAGACTGAGCATCTAAAATGGGCAGCCTCCATCCACCCACTTCAGGGAGGAACTGGACTTGCTGGGGGCAGGTGCCAAGACTTGCACCCTAgtagccctgggctggggctggccttTGCAGAGCtttttgggggaagagggtaTTCATGTGGATGCCTACATGGACCTGGGGCCTCTGAGAAATGTCCTGACCACCTTCAGGGCATTtgcctccatcctcaccccaGGTTCTGGGTACCCCATCCTCCTGACACCACCCCCTTCAAGCCTGGGGTTGTCTATAGCCACAGCCCTTAGGGACTTAAAGTTATGGGGCTTGATTGAatgcccctcccccaaaccctccCATTAGGTGGCTATTAGTAGAGGAGTTAAGCTCTGGgctcctcctcccttctgccaCCTATCCCAGCtccaagtttttttaaaaataatattattaaaaatgtaagtttaaaaaaaaatcatgtcccCCCTCTTCCCCTTATTATTAAAAGTCCAGCTACCTCCCTACGCCTGGCAGATGGGGGCTTAGGACCCAGGTAGGGGTAGGGGGGTATGCATTACCATTTTATACAGTTTGAGAGCTTCAGACCAAGGAGACACTTTGccatctctcttccctttccctctggggTGAATGGAGTTGGGGAAGGCATGCCATGGGGTAGGGGAGCCATTGTTGACCTCACCTTTGTGACAGCCCCCTGCTGTtgtctctgtctccccatccTCTAGGATTCTGGCCTGCCCTCCTAGTGCTTGTGACTCCCTCTatcccagcccccaaccccctccctccaTGATGTGTATATTCTTTACAAGTCCTCCACTAGAGCAGCTGTCttggatggggggagggggaggttccCTCCCTTAGGGAgtgtggaggga
This genomic interval from Camelus ferus isolate YT-003-E chromosome 11, BCGSAC_Cfer_1.0, whole genome shotgun sequence contains the following:
- the LDB1 gene encoding LIM domain-binding protein 1 isoform X2, with the translated sequence MSVGCACPGCSSKSFKLYSPKEPPNGNAFPPFHPGTMLDRDVGPTPMYPPTYLEPGIGRHTPYGNQTDYRIFELNKRLQNWTEECDNLWWDAFTTEFFEDDAMLTITFCLEDGPKRYTIGRTLIPRYFRSIFEGGATELYYVLKHPKEAFHSNFVSLDCDQGSMVTQHGKPMFTQVCVEGRLYLEFMFDDMMRIKTWHFSIRQHRELIPRSILAMHAQDPQMLDQLSKNITRCGLSNSTLNYLRLCVILEPMQELMSRHKTYSLSPRDCLKTCLFQKWQRMVAPPAEPARQQPSKRRKRKMSGGSTMSSGGGNTNNSNSKKKSPASTFALSSQDVMVVGEPTLMGGEFGDEDERLITRLENTQFDAANGIDDEDSFNNSPALGANSPWNSKPPSSQESKSENPTSQASQ
- the LDB1 gene encoding LIM domain-binding protein 1 isoform X1 translates to MSVGCACPGCSSKSFKLYSPKEPPNGNAFPPFHPGTMLDRDVGPTPMYPPTYLEPGIGRHTPYGNQTDYRIFELNKRLQNWTEECDNLWWDAFTTEFFEDDAMLTITFCLEDGPKRYTIGRTLIPRYFRSIFEGGATELYYVLKHPKEAFHSNFVSLDCDQGSMVTQHGKPMFTQVCVEGRLYLEFMFDDMMRIKTWHFSIRQHRELIPRSILAMHAQDPQMLDQLSKNITRCGLSNSTLNYLRLCVILEPMQELMSRHKTYSLSPRDCLKTCLFQKWQRMVAPPAEPARQQPSKRRKRKMSGGSTMSSGGGNTNNSNSKKKSPASTFALSSQVPDVMVVGEPTLMGGEFGDEDERLITRLENTQFDAANGIDDEDSFNNSPALGANSPWNSKPPSSQESKSENPTSQASQ
- the LDB1 gene encoding LIM domain-binding protein 1 isoform X3; this encodes MLDRDVGPTPMYPPTYLEPGIGRHTPYGNQTDYRIFELNKRLQNWTEECDNLWWDAFTTEFFEDDAMLTITFCLEDGPKRYTIGRTLIPRYFRSIFEGGATELYYVLKHPKEAFHSNFVSLDCDQGSMVTQHGKPMFTQVCVEGRLYLEFMFDDMMRIKTWHFSIRQHRELIPRSILAMHAQDPQMLDQLSKNITRCGLSNSTLNYLRLCVILEPMQELMSRHKTYSLSPRDCLKTCLFQKWQRMVAPPAEPARQQPSKRRKRKMSGGSTMSSGGGNTNNSNSKKKSPASTFALSSQVPDVMVVGEPTLMGGEFGDEDERLITRLENTQFDAANGIDDEDSFNNSPALGANSPWNSKPPSSQESKSENPTSQASQ